The Indicator indicator isolate 239-I01 chromosome 32, UM_Iind_1.1, whole genome shotgun sequence genome contains a region encoding:
- the MTHFR gene encoding methylenetetrahydrofolate reductase (NADPH), with amino-acid sequence MVNETQHTCSASSSSKSDGGSSSGSESSKDSSRCSTPVLDADRHERLRDKMRRRQDSGDKWFSLEFFPPRTANAAVNLISRFDRMGAGGPLFIDVTWHPAGDPGSDKETSSMIIANTAVNYCGLETILHMTCCNQTKDDITGHLQKAKRLGLKNIMALRGDPVGEEWEEEVDGFNYAVDLVKHIRNEFDDYFDICVAGYPTGHPEAESYEEDLKYLKEKVFAGADFIITQLFFRSETFFKFMKDCQAIGITCPIIPGIFPIQGYHSLRQLVKLSKLEVPQEIKDVIEPIKDNDAAIRNYGVELAVSMCRELLDSGMVHGLHFYTLNREVATTEVLKRLGIWKEDPRRPLPWAVSAHPKRRVEDVRPIFWASRPKSYIYRTQEWDDFPNGRWGNSSSPAFGELKDYYLFYLKSKSPREELLKMWGEELTCEESVFEVFTCYITGEPNKNGYKVTCMPWNDDPLATETNLLKEQLEKVNRRGILTINSQPNINGKPSTDPIVGWGPSGGYVFQKAYLEFFTSSEIVTALLKVLKKYESRVNYHIVNVQGQNITNAPDLQPNAVTWGIFPGREIIQPTVVDPVSFLSWKDEAFALWIEQWAKLYEEESPSRMIIQYIHDNYYLVNLVDNDFPLENCLWQVVDDTFELLNSPTQQ; translated from the exons ATGGTCAATGAGACCCAGCATacctgcagtgccagctccagctccaagtctgatggtggcagcagcagtgggagtgAGAGCTCCAAGGACAGCTCACGCTGCTCCACCCCTGTCCTCGATGCTGACCGTCACGAGCGACTGCGGGATAAGATGCGTCGTCGGCAGGACTCTGGAGACAAGTGGTTCTCCCTGGAGTTCTTCCCTCCACGCACAGCCAACGCTGCTGTCAATCTCATCTCCAG GTTTGACCGCATGGGAGCAGGTGGGCCGCTCTTCATTGATGTGACATGGCACCCTGCAGGGGACCCAGGATCTGATAAGGAAACCTCTTCCATGATTATTGCCAACACTGCAGTCAACTACTGTGGCCTGGAAACCATCCTGCACATGACATGCTGCAACCAGACCAAGGATGACATCACAGGACATCTGCAGAAGGCCAAGCGGCTTGGGTTGAAGAACATCATGGCACTGCGTGGAG ATCCTGTGGGTGAGGAGTGGGAGGAAGAGGTAGATGGCTTCAACTATGCTGTTGACCTGGTTAAGCACATTCGCAATGAGTTCGATGATTACTTTGACATCTGTGTGGCAG GCTACCCCACAGGTCATCCTGAagcagagagctatgaggaagACCTGAAGTACCTGAAGGAGAAAGTCTTTGCTGGGGCAGACTTCATCATTACACAGCTTTTCTTCAGATCAGAAACCTTTTTCAAGTTCATGAAGGATTGCCAAGCCATTGGCATCACCTGCCCCATTATTCCTGGCATCTTCCCTATACAG GGTTACCATTCTCTACGCCAGCTGGTGAAGCTGTCCAAGCTGGAAGTGCCTCAAGAAATCAAAGATGTGATTGAACCCATCAAGGACAATGATGCAGCCATTCGGAACTATGGGGTGGAGCTGGCAGTGTCCATGTGCCGGGAGCTGTTGGACAGTGGCATGGTGCATGGGCTCCACTTTTACACTCTCAACCGGGAAGTGGCTACTACAGAAGTCCTAAAGCGCCTGGGCATATGGAAGGAGGACCCCAG GAGgcctctgccctgggctgtcAGTGCTCACCCCAAGAGAAGAGTTGAAGATGTCCGGCCAATCTTCTGGGCTTCCAGGCCAAAGAGCTACATCTATCGAACCCAGGAATGGGACGATTTCCCCAACGGCCGATG GGGTaactcctcctctccagcctttggaGAATTGAAAGACTATTACCTCTTCTACCTGAAGAGCAAGTCTCCCCGGGAGGAGCTTCTGAAGATGTGGGGAGAAGAGCTGACTTGTGAGGAAAGCGTCTTTGAGGTGTTCACGTGTTACATCACTGGAGAACCCAACAAGAATGGGTACAAG GTTACATGTATGCCCTGGAATGACGACCCTCTTGCTACTGAAACCAACCTTctgaaggagcagctggagaaggttAACAGACGAGGAATCCTGACCATCAACTCTCAGCCAAACATCAATGGCAAACCATCCACAGACCCCATTGTAGGCTGGGGGCCCAGTGGGGGTTATGTCTTCCAAAAG GCATACCTGGAGTTCTTCACCTCCAGTGAGATCGTCACGGCACTGCTCAAAGTGCTGAAGAAGTACGAGTCACGAGTGAACTACCACATTGTCAATGTCCAG GGCCAGAATATCACCAATGCTCCAGATCTGCAACCCAATGCTGTCACCTGGGGCAtcttcccaggaagagagatcatccagcccactGTAGTGGATCCTGTAAGCTTCCTCTCCTGGAAG GATGAGGCCTTTGCACTGTGGATTGAGCAGTGGGCCAAGCTCTATGAAGAGGAGTCGCCGTCCCGCATGATCATCCAGTACATCCATGACAACTACTACTTGGTCAACCTGGTGGACAATGACTTCCCACTTGAAAACTGCCTCTGGCAGGTTGTGGATGATACTTTTGAGCTGTTGAATTCTCCAACTCAGCAGTGA